In Gouania willdenowi chromosome 15, fGouWil2.1, whole genome shotgun sequence, one DNA window encodes the following:
- the oga gene encoding protein O-GlcNAcase isoform X2 encodes MVQKDKTLETPLVEGEPSPSPVSGEACVEAPGLVEESGIGVETTGLRKFISGVVEGFYGRPWTMEQRKELFRRQQKWGLNTYLYAPKDDYKHRMFWRELYSVEEAEQLMTLVSAAKEHGIEFIYAISPGLDITFSNQKEVTALKRKLDQVSHFGCKSFALLFDDIDHNMCPADKEVFSSFAHAQVSITNEIFQYLGEPETFLFCPTEYCGTFCYPNVSQSPYLHIVGEKLLPGIDALWTGPKVVSKDITVESIEEVTKILRRSPVIWDNIHANDYDQKRLFLGPYKGRSTELIPRLKGVLTNPNCEFESNFVAIHTLATWYKSNMNGVRKDVVMTDGEDSTVSIQIKLENEGSDEELETDMLYSPQLALKLALTEWLGEFGVPHQYNSRQVPQSGAKSTVLNVSSMAAPSLCSSTMVTTVFQQPIMSPALPRLCLDPLSHPMEKTPQDVEEVDVEKKDSDEEPMEMVVEKPDEAEPEADPEEKDVGPVLADKLAEDLKPMDTDKESPTESKSPEESIQEDSGSDIAPMQTDDQLKQPDVFVPGPDEKPLFTAEALTIEDLILLAELFYLPYEHGSKAVQMLKEFNWLRANSSVVSVNCKRKENEKVAEWQLRAEKFEEMCCSVIQMFTRLSNTANRTILYDLYPYIWDIKSIMSMVKSFVQWLGCRSQSSAQFLRGDQEPWAFRGGLAGEFQRLLPIDGANDLFYQPPPSMPTSKIYTIRPYFAKDEASVYKICKEMYCEGMEDAPFPEDDPDLIGDRLVGGLLSLSSDYGFVLEDDEGICGYAVGTVDVKPFIKKCELSWIPFMQEKYNKPDCDKDLTEAEKMMLSFHEEEEGLPDSFLSNFPSLIKVDIHAKVTDPSVAKSMMGCLLSSLKANGSHGAFCKVRQTDKRMLDFYGKLGCFEVATMDGFPKNVVIMGRSL; translated from the exons ATGGTTCAGAAAGATAAGACGCTGGAGACCCCGCTTGTGGAGGGCGAACCGAGCCCCAGCCCGGTCTCCGGGGAGGCTTGTGTCGAGGCCCCGGGCCTGGTGGAAGAGTCCGGGATTGGAGTCGAAACCACGGGGTTAAGAAAATTCATCAGTGGTGTTGTTGAAG GATTTTACGGTCGTCCATGGACAATGGAGCAAAGGAAAGAATTGTTCAGAAG GCAGCAGAAATGGGGACTGAATACATACCTTTATGCACCTAAAGACGACTACAAACACAGAATGTTCTGGAGAGAGCTGTATTCAGTCGAAGAAGCAG aGCAACTTATGACTTTAGTCAGTGCTGCTAAAGAGCATGGGATAGAGTTTATTTATGCGATCTCCCCTGGTTTGGACATCACCTTTTCCAATCAGAAAGAAGTTACTGCTCTGAAGAGGAAACTTGACCAG GTTTCTCACTTTGGCTGTAAATCCTTTGCCTTACTTTTTGACGATATCGACCACAACATGTGCCCTGCTGATAAAGAAGTTTTCAGCTCTTTTGCCCACGCTCAGGTTTCTATTACGAATGAAATCTTCCAGTATCTGGGCGAGCCTGAAACCTTTCTCTTCTGTCCTACAG AGTACTGCGGGACATTTTGTTACCCAAACGTCTCCCAGTCCCCGTACCTGCACATAGTTGGAGAAAAGCTACTACCTGGCATTGATGCACTTTGGACAG GTCCTAAAGTGGTGTCTAAAGACATCACAGTGGAGTCTATTGAGGAGGTGACAAAGATTCTTCGAAGGTCTCCCGTCATCTGGGACAACATTCACGCTAACGATTATGACCAGAAGAGACTTTTCCTGGGTCCGTACAAAGGCCGCTCCACAGAGCTCATCCCAAGACTGAAAGGAGTACTCACCAATCCCAACTGCGAGTTCGAGTCCAACTTTGTAGCCATCCACACTCTGGCCACCTGGTATAAGTCTAACATGAATGGGGTGCGGAAAGATGTGGTCATGA CTGATGGTGAAGACAGCACAGtttcaattcaaatcaagtTGGAGAATGAAGGCAGTGATGAGGAGCTTGAAACAGACATGCTCTACAGTCCACAGCTTGCTCTCAAACTCGCTTTGACTGAATGGCTTGGAGAGTTTGGAGTGCCTCATCAATACAACA GCCGACAGGTGCCTCAGAGCGGAGCCAAAAGCACAGTTCTCAACGTATCGTCAATGGCCGCTCCTTCTCTTTGCTCCTCCACAATGGTCACGACTGTGTTCCAGCAGCCCATCATGTCTCCAGCCCTGCCTCGCCTCTGCTTGGACCCACTCTCACACCCGATGGAAAAAACACCCCAGGATGTTGAAGAG GTGGATGTGGAAAAGAAGGATTCCGATGAGGAACCTATGGAGATGGTGGTTGAGAAGCCGGACGAGGCAGAACCTGAAGCTGACCCAGAGGAGAAGGACGTTGGTCCGGTCTTAGCCGACAAACTGGCAGAAGACCTGAAGCCAATGGACACAGACAAGGAAAGTCCAACAGAGTCCAAATCCCCAGAGGAGTCAATCCAAGAGGATTCTGGGAGCGACATCGCCCCCATGCAGACAGACGATCAACTCAAACAG CCTGATGTGTTTGTGCCTGGGCCCGATGAGAAGCCATTGTTTACTGCAGAGGCTCTGACTATTGAAGACCTGATCCTGTTAGCAGAGCTCTTCTACCTGCCTTATGAACACGGGTCCAAAGCCGTGCAAATGCTCAAGGAATTCAACTGGCTCAGGGCCAACAGCAGCGTCGTTAGTGTCAACTGCAAGAGGAAGGAGAATGAAAAG GTGGCTGAATGGCAGCTGAGGGCAGAGAAGTTCGAGGAGATGTGCTGCTCAGTCATCCAGATGTTCACACGGCTCTCCAATACAGCAAACCGCACCATCCTCTACGACCTCTACCCCTACATCTGGGACATCAAGAGCATCATGTCTATGGTCAAGTCCTTTGTCCAGTGGCTAG GGTGTCGTAGTCAGTCCTCAGCACAATTCCTTAGAGGAGACCAAGAGCCCTGGGCCTTTAGGGGAGGTCTAGCAGGAGAGTTCCAG AGATTGTTGCCAATCGATGGGGCAAACGATCTATTCTACCAACCTCCACCTTCAATGCCAACGTCCAAAATCTATACAATAAGGCCGTACTTTGCCAAAGATGAG GCTTCAGTTTATAAAATCTGCAAAGAAATGTACTGTGAAGGAATGGAGGACGCACCATTCCCTGAAGATGATCCAGACCTCATAGGAGACCg GTTAGTGGGAGGTCTGCTCTCCTTGAGTTCAGACTATGGTTTCGTgctggaggatgatgaagggaTCTGTGGTTACGCCGTCGGAACCGTGGACGTTAAACCTTTCATCAAGAAATGTGAGCTGAGCTGGATTCCCTTCATGCAGGAGAAATATAACAAACCTGACTGTGACAAGGACCTCACAGAGGCCGAG aaGATGATGCTGAGTTTTCACGAAGAGGAAGAGGGTCTCCCAGACTCTTTTCTCTCCAACTTCCCATCTCTCATCAAGGTCGACATCCATGCAAAGGTCACTGATCCCAGTGTGGCAAAAAGCATGATGGGATGTTTATTGTCTTCCCTGAAAGCCAACG gCTCCCACGGAGCTTTCTGTAAGGTCCGTCAAACCGATAAGCGAATGTTGGATTTCTACGGTAAGCTGGGATGCTTCGAAGTGGCCACAATGGACGGTTTCCCCAAAAATGTTGTTATAATGGGACGCAGCTTGTGA
- the oga gene encoding protein O-GlcNAcase isoform X1, whose product MVQKDKTLETPLVEGEPSPSPVSGEACVEAPGLVEESGIGVETTGLRKFISGVVEGFYGRPWTMEQRKELFRRQQKWGLNTYLYAPKDDYKHRMFWRELYSVEEAEQLMTLVSAAKEHGIEFIYAISPGLDITFSNQKEVTALKRKLDQVSHFGCKSFALLFDDIDHNMCPADKEVFSSFAHAQVSITNEIFQYLGEPETFLFCPTEYCGTFCYPNVSQSPYLHIVGEKLLPGIDALWTGPKVVSKDITVESIEEVTKILRRSPVIWDNIHANDYDQKRLFLGPYKGRSTELIPRLKGVLTNPNCEFESNFVAIHTLATWYKSNMNGVRKDVVMTDGEDSTVSIQIKLENEGSDEELETDMLYSPQLALKLALTEWLGEFGVPHQYNSRQVPQSGAKSTVLNVSSMAAPSLCSSTMVTTVFQQPIMSPALPRLCLDPLSHPMEKTPQDVEEVDVEKKDSDEEPMEMVVEKPDEAEPEADPEEKDVGPVLADKLAEDLKPMDTDKESPTESKSPEESIQEDSGSDIAPMQTDDQLKQPDVFVPGPDEKPLFTAEALTIEDLILLAELFYLPYEHGSKAVQMLKEFNWLRANSSVVSVNCKRKENEKVAEWQLRAEKFEEMCCSVIQMFTRLSNTANRTILYDLYPYIWDIKSIMSMVKSFVQWLDGRIHSTSFYCFWIDSGRWCRSQSSAQFLRGDQEPWAFRGGLAGEFQRLLPIDGANDLFYQPPPSMPTSKIYTIRPYFAKDEASVYKICKEMYCEGMEDAPFPEDDPDLIGDRLVGGLLSLSSDYGFVLEDDEGICGYAVGTVDVKPFIKKCELSWIPFMQEKYNKPDCDKDLTEAEKMMLSFHEEEEGLPDSFLSNFPSLIKVDIHAKVTDPSVAKSMMGCLLSSLKANGSHGAFCKVRQTDKRMLDFYGKLGCFEVATMDGFPKNVVIMGRSL is encoded by the exons ATGGTTCAGAAAGATAAGACGCTGGAGACCCCGCTTGTGGAGGGCGAACCGAGCCCCAGCCCGGTCTCCGGGGAGGCTTGTGTCGAGGCCCCGGGCCTGGTGGAAGAGTCCGGGATTGGAGTCGAAACCACGGGGTTAAGAAAATTCATCAGTGGTGTTGTTGAAG GATTTTACGGTCGTCCATGGACAATGGAGCAAAGGAAAGAATTGTTCAGAAG GCAGCAGAAATGGGGACTGAATACATACCTTTATGCACCTAAAGACGACTACAAACACAGAATGTTCTGGAGAGAGCTGTATTCAGTCGAAGAAGCAG aGCAACTTATGACTTTAGTCAGTGCTGCTAAAGAGCATGGGATAGAGTTTATTTATGCGATCTCCCCTGGTTTGGACATCACCTTTTCCAATCAGAAAGAAGTTACTGCTCTGAAGAGGAAACTTGACCAG GTTTCTCACTTTGGCTGTAAATCCTTTGCCTTACTTTTTGACGATATCGACCACAACATGTGCCCTGCTGATAAAGAAGTTTTCAGCTCTTTTGCCCACGCTCAGGTTTCTATTACGAATGAAATCTTCCAGTATCTGGGCGAGCCTGAAACCTTTCTCTTCTGTCCTACAG AGTACTGCGGGACATTTTGTTACCCAAACGTCTCCCAGTCCCCGTACCTGCACATAGTTGGAGAAAAGCTACTACCTGGCATTGATGCACTTTGGACAG GTCCTAAAGTGGTGTCTAAAGACATCACAGTGGAGTCTATTGAGGAGGTGACAAAGATTCTTCGAAGGTCTCCCGTCATCTGGGACAACATTCACGCTAACGATTATGACCAGAAGAGACTTTTCCTGGGTCCGTACAAAGGCCGCTCCACAGAGCTCATCCCAAGACTGAAAGGAGTACTCACCAATCCCAACTGCGAGTTCGAGTCCAACTTTGTAGCCATCCACACTCTGGCCACCTGGTATAAGTCTAACATGAATGGGGTGCGGAAAGATGTGGTCATGA CTGATGGTGAAGACAGCACAGtttcaattcaaatcaagtTGGAGAATGAAGGCAGTGATGAGGAGCTTGAAACAGACATGCTCTACAGTCCACAGCTTGCTCTCAAACTCGCTTTGACTGAATGGCTTGGAGAGTTTGGAGTGCCTCATCAATACAACA GCCGACAGGTGCCTCAGAGCGGAGCCAAAAGCACAGTTCTCAACGTATCGTCAATGGCCGCTCCTTCTCTTTGCTCCTCCACAATGGTCACGACTGTGTTCCAGCAGCCCATCATGTCTCCAGCCCTGCCTCGCCTCTGCTTGGACCCACTCTCACACCCGATGGAAAAAACACCCCAGGATGTTGAAGAG GTGGATGTGGAAAAGAAGGATTCCGATGAGGAACCTATGGAGATGGTGGTTGAGAAGCCGGACGAGGCAGAACCTGAAGCTGACCCAGAGGAGAAGGACGTTGGTCCGGTCTTAGCCGACAAACTGGCAGAAGACCTGAAGCCAATGGACACAGACAAGGAAAGTCCAACAGAGTCCAAATCCCCAGAGGAGTCAATCCAAGAGGATTCTGGGAGCGACATCGCCCCCATGCAGACAGACGATCAACTCAAACAG CCTGATGTGTTTGTGCCTGGGCCCGATGAGAAGCCATTGTTTACTGCAGAGGCTCTGACTATTGAAGACCTGATCCTGTTAGCAGAGCTCTTCTACCTGCCTTATGAACACGGGTCCAAAGCCGTGCAAATGCTCAAGGAATTCAACTGGCTCAGGGCCAACAGCAGCGTCGTTAGTGTCAACTGCAAGAGGAAGGAGAATGAAAAG GTGGCTGAATGGCAGCTGAGGGCAGAGAAGTTCGAGGAGATGTGCTGCTCAGTCATCCAGATGTTCACACGGCTCTCCAATACAGCAAACCGCACCATCCTCTACGACCTCTACCCCTACATCTGGGACATCAAGAGCATCATGTCTATGGTCAAGTCCTTTGTCCAGTGGCTAG ATGGAAGAATCCACAGTACAAGTTTCTACTGCTTTTGGATCGACAGTGGCCGAT GGTGTCGTAGTCAGTCCTCAGCACAATTCCTTAGAGGAGACCAAGAGCCCTGGGCCTTTAGGGGAGGTCTAGCAGGAGAGTTCCAG AGATTGTTGCCAATCGATGGGGCAAACGATCTATTCTACCAACCTCCACCTTCAATGCCAACGTCCAAAATCTATACAATAAGGCCGTACTTTGCCAAAGATGAG GCTTCAGTTTATAAAATCTGCAAAGAAATGTACTGTGAAGGAATGGAGGACGCACCATTCCCTGAAGATGATCCAGACCTCATAGGAGACCg GTTAGTGGGAGGTCTGCTCTCCTTGAGTTCAGACTATGGTTTCGTgctggaggatgatgaagggaTCTGTGGTTACGCCGTCGGAACCGTGGACGTTAAACCTTTCATCAAGAAATGTGAGCTGAGCTGGATTCCCTTCATGCAGGAGAAATATAACAAACCTGACTGTGACAAGGACCTCACAGAGGCCGAG aaGATGATGCTGAGTTTTCACGAAGAGGAAGAGGGTCTCCCAGACTCTTTTCTCTCCAACTTCCCATCTCTCATCAAGGTCGACATCCATGCAAAGGTCACTGATCCCAGTGTGGCAAAAAGCATGATGGGATGTTTATTGTCTTCCCTGAAAGCCAACG gCTCCCACGGAGCTTTCTGTAAGGTCCGTCAAACCGATAAGCGAATGTTGGATTTCTACGGTAAGCTGGGATGCTTCGAAGTGGCCACAATGGACGGTTTCCCCAAAAATGTTGTTATAATGGGACGCAGCTTGTGA